From the genome of Arthrobacter alpinus, one region includes:
- a CDS encoding CaiB/BaiF CoA transferase family protein, whose amino-acid sequence MTTTIEAKSDSGPLSGLRVIEMGQLLAGPFCGQMLGDMGADVVKIEDPTKGDPLRQWGRQLPEGQSLWWSIVGRNKRSVTLNLREPEAQDIARKLLSTADVLIENFRPGTMERWGMSYEALAKLNPKLIMVRVSGFGQDGPYSQRAGYGAIGEAMGGLRYVVGDPSMPPSRVGISIGDTLAALFATIGALAAVRERGSSGRGQIVDSSIYESVLGVMESLVPEWQVSGYQRERTGAILPNVAPSNVYPTKDGKWVLIAANQDTVFGRLAVAINQPELAADPRYATHGARGERQEELDGIIGEFTSTQLAQDLEVLLEKHGVPAGKIFRPVDMLTDPQYLARESIISVDHPVLGPVSMQNVFPKLSRTAGTVRWPGPALGQHTAEVLSGIGITDSDLSTLRARGLA is encoded by the coding sequence ATGACCACCACCATTGAAGCGAAATCTGACTCAGGACCACTGTCGGGCCTCCGCGTTATCGAGATGGGCCAGTTGCTTGCAGGGCCCTTCTGCGGGCAAATGCTCGGCGACATGGGAGCGGATGTTGTCAAAATTGAAGATCCGACCAAGGGCGATCCGCTTCGGCAATGGGGCCGGCAACTACCTGAGGGCCAGTCCCTCTGGTGGTCGATCGTGGGACGCAACAAACGTTCAGTTACCTTGAACCTGCGTGAACCCGAGGCGCAGGATATTGCACGAAAGCTGCTATCCACGGCCGACGTTCTTATCGAGAACTTCCGTCCAGGCACCATGGAGCGGTGGGGCATGAGCTACGAGGCTCTGGCGAAATTGAATCCGAAACTCATAATGGTGAGAGTTTCCGGGTTCGGTCAGGATGGCCCCTACTCCCAGCGAGCGGGGTACGGCGCCATCGGCGAGGCCATGGGTGGCCTCAGGTATGTGGTGGGTGATCCTTCGATGCCGCCATCGCGCGTTGGAATCTCAATCGGGGACACCCTCGCGGCACTGTTCGCGACGATAGGGGCGTTGGCGGCCGTCCGCGAACGTGGGTCCAGCGGGCGGGGCCAGATCGTGGACTCCTCCATTTATGAGTCCGTTCTTGGAGTGATGGAATCACTGGTGCCGGAATGGCAAGTATCCGGGTACCAGCGGGAACGCACCGGCGCAATTCTCCCCAACGTCGCCCCCAGCAACGTCTACCCCACCAAAGACGGCAAATGGGTGCTCATCGCCGCCAACCAAGATACGGTGTTCGGGAGGCTGGCTGTTGCTATCAACCAGCCTGAACTGGCCGCCGATCCGCGCTATGCAACGCACGGTGCCCGCGGAGAACGTCAGGAGGAACTGGACGGGATCATCGGTGAATTTACATCCACGCAGCTGGCCCAGGACCTAGAAGTCTTGTTGGAGAAGCATGGAGTCCCTGCAGGTAAGATCTTCCGGCCTGTGGACATGCTCACCGATCCACAGTATTTGGCTCGAGAATCCATCATTTCCGTGGACCACCCCGTCTTGGGTCCTGTCTCAATGCAAAACGTCTTCCCGAAGCTAAGCCGTACCGCGGGCACCGTCCGGTGGCCGGGCCCGGCATTGGGGCAGCACACCGCGGAGG